In Gossypium raimondii isolate GPD5lz chromosome 12, ASM2569854v1, whole genome shotgun sequence, a single window of DNA contains:
- the LOC105765454 gene encoding zinc finger protein CONSTANS-LIKE 9 isoform X2, with protein sequence MKNDLAETSTISEYNLEGEGDLFRALEPIIEEPIVGLDSMTAAISLISCGEDVITSQELKAADIESFQNEQLLEVLYECEKDLMARGAIGTAPAAVLDIDTPFVKTNESQNRDASFEECVSSDCLSSMECMQGAAVEPNFLDFTGMDFGSVYGMRRAFSEGDIKTLGNGDVSVIHSSVKWPLIVRSCSSEDRREKLSRYRNKKTKRNFGRKIKYACRKALADSQPRIHGRFAKTEVSDNSKRQLWSTN encoded by the exons ATGAAG AACGACCTCGCTGAAACCTCCACGATTTCTGAATATAACCTGGAAGGAGAAGGTGATCTGTTCAGAGCTTTAGAGCCCATCATCGAGGAACCGATTGTGGGCCTTGATTCCATGACTGCGGCCATCTCGTTAATCTCGTGCGGTGAAGATGTCATTACTTCACAAGAACTTAAGGCTGCAGATATCGAATCATTTCAAAATGAGCAGCTTCTCGAGGTTCTATATGAGTGTGAGAAGGATCTCATGGCACGAGGAGCGATAGGAACAGCACCGGCTGCAGTCCTGGATATTGATACTCCCTTTGTGAAGACGAATGAAAGCCAAAATCGTGATGCATCATTCGAGGAATGCGTGAGCTCGGATTGTTTAAGCTCAATGGAATGCATGCAAGGAGCTGCAGTCGAGCCTAATTTTCTGGATTTCACTGGAATGGATTTTGGTTCTGTTTACGGAATGAGGAGAGCATTTAGTGAAGGCGATATAAAG ACACTTGGCAACGGTGATGTGAGCGTCATCCATTCTTCCGTCAAGTGGCCCTTAATTGTCAGAAGCTGTTCTTCTGAAGATCGAAGGGAAAAGCTTTCTAGATACAGGAACAAGAAGACTAAGAGGAATTTTGGTCGGAAAATCAAG TATGCTTGCAGGAAGGCACTTGCCGATAGTCAACCGAGGATCCACGGAAGGTTTGCAAAGACCGAAGTTTCCGACAACTCCAAGAGGCAATTATGGTCTACAAATTAA